The following proteins come from a genomic window of Triticum aestivum cultivar Chinese Spring chromosome 6A, IWGSC CS RefSeq v2.1, whole genome shotgun sequence:
- the LOC123132059 gene encoding uncharacterized protein, which produces MRTVKVFCLRSSGLELDAVLNILRWFPYLEKLYIIFQKHNEKDKKNHPQYDPLYPIECLQTRLKKVVFKAFIGYEKQVSFARFFVLHAKALKKVEFEVYGECNTLSVAYHHTLLKVENRASRDAQFEFRSNHRRTEYDAHIHDLSVADPFG; this is translated from the exons ATGCGCACCGTGAAGGTTTTTTGTCTCAGGTCTTCTGGCCTTGAATTGGACGCAGTTCTTAACATCCTCAGGTGGTTTCCCTATCTGGAAAAGCTCTACATCATT TTTCAAAAACACAATGAGAAGGATAAGAAAAATCATCCTCAATATGACCCTTTATATCCAATCGAATGCCTTCAGACCCGTCTAAAAAAAGTGGTGTTTAAGGCATTCATAGGCTATGAGAAACAGGTTAGCTTTGCGAGGTtctttgttttgcatgcaaaagcCCTCAAAAAAGTTGAATTTGAAGTATATGGCGAGTGCAACACTCTATCGGTGGCTTATCATCACACACTGCTAAAAGTGGAAAACAGAGCTTCTCGGGATGCTCAGTTTGAATTCAGGAGCAACCATCGTCGTACTGAGTATGATGCACATATCCATGATTTGTCCGTGGCCGACCCCTTCGGATAG